A genomic stretch from Ureibacillus composti includes:
- the mutY gene encoding A/G-specific adenine glycosylase, whose amino-acid sequence MDYPYKKEFSQNLVEWFHREKRDLPWRRTSDPYKIWVSEVMLQQTRVDTVIPYYNRFIDKYPTIETLAYAPQEELLKMWEGLGYYSRARNLQSGVKEVVEKYDGTVPNNRHDISKLKGVGPYTAGAILSIAYNKPEHAVDGNVMRVLSRVLNITDDIALPKTRKIFEKAVEELIDENDPGSFNQGIMDLGAMICTPTSPKCLLCPVREFCTAFNEGDPASLPVKSKKTKTKSEKYKVFIARTSNGQFLLEKRSEEGLLANMWQFPMILIDKDQEPNKKFEQTYHLQISHTIDEEFLTFKHVFSHLTWFMDCILVEVHQEKDLPTHAQFFTLEQLEQYPMPVPMLKILNVLK is encoded by the coding sequence GTGGATTATCCATATAAAAAAGAATTTAGTCAAAATTTAGTCGAATGGTTTCATAGAGAAAAAAGAGATCTACCTTGGAGACGAACATCTGACCCATATAAAATCTGGGTTTCAGAAGTGATGCTTCAACAAACAAGGGTCGATACCGTAATACCTTATTACAATCGTTTTATAGATAAGTATCCTACAATTGAAACTCTTGCATATGCTCCCCAAGAAGAATTGTTAAAAATGTGGGAAGGACTCGGTTACTATTCTAGAGCAAGAAATTTGCAATCTGGAGTGAAAGAAGTTGTTGAAAAATATGATGGCACGGTACCTAATAATCGTCATGATATTTCAAAGTTAAAAGGTGTTGGTCCTTACACAGCTGGTGCAATATTAAGTATTGCTTATAACAAGCCTGAACATGCAGTTGACGGAAATGTTATGCGTGTACTAAGCCGTGTTTTAAATATAACCGATGATATTGCTTTACCGAAAACAAGAAAAATCTTTGAAAAAGCAGTAGAAGAATTAATAGATGAGAACGATCCAGGTTCATTCAACCAAGGAATTATGGATTTGGGGGCGATGATTTGTACACCAACATCTCCAAAATGTTTGCTTTGTCCGGTAAGAGAATTTTGTACAGCTTTTAATGAAGGGGATCCCGCAAGCCTTCCAGTAAAATCAAAGAAAACAAAAACGAAAAGTGAAAAATATAAAGTGTTTATTGCGCGGACATCTAATGGGCAGTTTTTATTAGAAAAAAGGTCTGAAGAAGGCTTGCTAGCAAATATGTGGCAATTCCCAATGATTTTGATTGATAAAGACCAAGAGCCTAACAAAAAGTTTGAACAAACATACCATTTACAAATTTCCCATACGATAGATGAAGAATTCTTAACGTTTAAACATGTGTTTTCACATCTGACATGGTTTATGGATTGTATACTTGTTGAAGTCCATCAGGAAAAGGATTTGCCGACGCATGCGCAGTTCTTTACATTAGAACAACTTGAGCAATACCCTATGCCAGTACCAATGTTAAAGATTTTGAATGTTCTGAAATAA
- a CDS encoding metal-dependent hydrolase yields the protein MDSATHLVMGVALGGLALADPVVADNSVTFAAVMAGTILGSQAPDVDTVLKLRNNAIYIRHHRGITHSIPAVLLWPIAITILLSFIFQEANVLHLWLWTFLAVFLHVFVDIFNAYGTQALRPFSRKWVALGVINTFDPYIFGLHCIGILIWAFGANPVLTFSIMYAIIFCYYIVRFMLQAAVKKAVHHAIQDEDYVIVAPTMRFLYWRVAAASKTHYYVGRAYGRTINIYDKFEIRPIPKTEMIEKALEDRNLAAFTSFSPLYRWEINELDSGLTEVRLIDLRYRSNDHYPFVAVAHVNEELNIVNSYTGWIFSEDKLQRKLQIGSSD from the coding sequence ATGGATTCAGCTACACATTTGGTAATGGGAGTTGCTTTAGGAGGGTTAGCATTAGCTGATCCCGTCGTCGCAGACAATTCGGTCACTTTCGCAGCTGTCATGGCAGGAACAATTCTTGGTTCACAAGCACCAGATGTTGATACTGTTTTAAAACTTAGAAATAATGCAATCTATATTCGACATCATCGGGGCATCACTCATTCGATCCCTGCTGTTTTATTATGGCCTATAGCGATAACAATTTTATTATCATTCATTTTCCAAGAGGCTAACGTCCTTCATTTATGGTTATGGACATTTTTAGCAGTCTTTCTTCATGTTTTTGTAGATATATTTAATGCTTATGGAACACAAGCACTAAGACCCTTTTCAAGAAAATGGGTAGCTCTAGGTGTCATTAATACTTTTGATCCGTACATTTTCGGATTGCATTGTATAGGTATCTTAATTTGGGCGTTTGGTGCAAATCCTGTGTTAACCTTTAGTATCATGTATGCCATTATTTTTTGTTATTATATTGTAAGATTCATGTTACAAGCTGCTGTTAAAAAAGCTGTCCATCATGCCATACAAGATGAAGATTACGTAATCGTAGCTCCAACAATGCGCTTCCTCTATTGGCGTGTAGCCGCAGCTTCAAAAACACATTATTATGTTGGACGAGCGTATGGTCGAACAATCAATATATACGATAAATTTGAAATCCGTCCAATTCCAAAGACAGAAATGATCGAGAAAGCCCTAGAAGATAGAAATCTAGCGGCATTTACTTCTTTCTCCCCTCTCTATCGATGGGAAATCAATGAATTAGATTCTGGCTTAACAGAAGTGCGCTTAATCGATTTACGTTATCGCAGTAACGACCACTATCCATTTGTTGCTGTAGCCCATGTGAATGAAGAGCTAAATATCGTCAATTCCTATACCGGTTGGATTTTTAGCGAAGATAAACTGCAAAGAAAACTACAAATCGGCTCAAGTGATTAA
- a CDS encoding YfhJ family protein has translation MNTNTFIDKLTQELSEKNPYLSVNKARTWIELLWSDFESTYAKAGYDYRGAEYTEKIIRQWIASYGDKIHEFAGRNPKYSHLLDENDDVVQ, from the coding sequence ATGAATACAAATACATTTATTGATAAATTAACACAAGAATTAAGTGAAAAAAACCCATATCTTTCAGTGAATAAGGCACGAACTTGGATTGAACTACTCTGGTCCGACTTTGAATCAACTTATGCAAAGGCAGGATATGATTATCGTGGCGCAGAATATACAGAAAAAATTATCCGCCAGTGGATTGCAAGTTACGGGGATAAGATCCATGAATTCGCAGGACGTAATCCAAAATATTCCCACCTTTTAGATGAAAACGATGATGTAGTACAATAA
- a CDS encoding YfhH family protein gives MNEKSYAQMTEHELREEIGKLKEKARKAEQLGIVNEFAVYERKVIMASAYLVDPESIIPGEMYRIEGAPGEFFKVDYLKGRFAWGYRLGGEQHEEALPISMLSSMKVGK, from the coding sequence ATGAATGAAAAATCATATGCACAAATGACAGAACATGAGCTTAGAGAAGAAATTGGTAAATTAAAAGAAAAAGCAAGAAAAGCAGAACAGCTTGGAATCGTAAATGAATTTGCTGTCTATGAACGAAAAGTCATTATGGCTTCTGCTTATTTAGTTGATCCAGAATCAATTATTCCGGGAGAAATGTACCGAATTGAAGGAGCACCAGGTGAATTTTTCAAAGTAGATTACTTAAAAGGTCGCTTTGCTTGGGGCTATCGATTAGGCGGAGAACAGCATGAAGAAGCATTGCCGATTTCAATGCTTTCCTCAATGAAAGTAGGGAAATAA
- the recX gene encoding recombination regulator RecX, which yields MQVISKISRQKNNAERYNIYLNEEYAFAVDESTLIKFGLTKGKVLDQFEIDDITYEDEIAKAFNRALNYLSFQMRSEYEVKKKLLDSGFGEAVSLEAIRKLEKLGFLNDETYSKALLETRKKTAKKGPRAIKQDLIKKGIDKSTQEKVLETFTYDEQLKIALGLAEKAVRSHANKTPSQVKQKIQDLLARKGYSFAIINDILDQINLEREDDEWLGMIELQGMKIWNKYASKYTGSDLKMRVKQALYQKGFPIEIINRFIDEREHDEL from the coding sequence ATGCAAGTCATATCAAAAATAAGTCGTCAAAAAAATAATGCAGAACGCTATAATATATATCTGAACGAGGAGTACGCCTTTGCTGTAGATGAATCGACTTTAATCAAGTTCGGTTTGACAAAAGGAAAGGTACTAGATCAATTTGAGATTGATGATATTACCTATGAGGATGAGATAGCTAAAGCATTTAATCGGGCACTGAACTACTTAAGCTTCCAAATGCGTAGCGAGTATGAGGTGAAGAAGAAACTGTTAGATAGTGGTTTTGGCGAGGCGGTTTCTCTTGAAGCTATTCGAAAACTTGAAAAGCTCGGTTTTTTAAATGATGAAACTTACTCCAAGGCACTGCTTGAAACTAGGAAGAAGACAGCCAAAAAAGGCCCTCGTGCCATTAAACAAGATTTAATAAAAAAAGGAATCGATAAAAGCACCCAAGAAAAAGTGCTTGAAACGTTTACATATGATGAACAGCTAAAAATTGCTTTGGGACTTGCCGAAAAAGCGGTACGTTCCCATGCAAATAAAACACCATCACAGGTTAAACAGAAAATCCAAGATCTCCTAGCGCGGAAAGGTTACTCCTTTGCGATTATAAATGATATACTTGACCAAATTAATTTGGAGCGAGAAGATGATGAATGGCTAGGAATGATTGAACTTCAAGGAATGAAAATCTGGAATAAATATGCTAGTAAATACACTGGTAGCGATTTGAAAATGAGAGTAAAACAAGCCTTATATCAAAAAGGTTTTCCGATAGAAATTATTAATCGTTTTATTGATGAAAGGGAGCATGACGAATTATGA